In one window of Meleagris gallopavo isolate NT-WF06-2002-E0010 breed Aviagen turkey brand Nicholas breeding stock chromosome 12, Turkey_5.1, whole genome shotgun sequence DNA:
- the NR2E3 gene encoding LOW QUALITY PROTEIN: photoreceptor-specific nuclear receptor (The sequence of the model RefSeq protein was modified relative to this genomic sequence to represent the inferred CDS: inserted 2 bases in 1 codon), with protein sequence MAASPEGSVVSAGLEDSPSGLSPAPGKALSPVLLCKVCGDTSSGKHYGIYACNGCSGFFKRSVRRKLIYRCQAGTGLCPVDKAHRNQCQACRLKKCLQAGMNKDAVQNERQPRSTAQVRLDSIELDAELAPEQVAATRDVPRFPXPGPRGPGATAATAAVPRTPTPPTNHRFMASLMTAETCAKLEPEDVDETVDVTGGEPERAGGEYQVAPYPAAGPENVYETSARLLFMAVKWAKNLPVFSNLPFRDQVILLEEAWSELFLLCAIQWSMPLESCPLLAVPEPSPGKLLPAAVDVRALQETLGRFKALAVDPTEFACMKAVVLFKPETRGLKDPEQVENLQDQSQVMLGQHNRSHYPGQPVRFGKLLLLLPALRFLSSERVELLFFRRTIGNTPMEKLLCDMFKN encoded by the exons ATGGCTGCGTCGCCGGAGGGGTCGGTGGTGAGTGCCGGGCTGGAGGACAGCCCCTCGG gacTGAGCCCGGCCCCTGGCAAGGCgctgagccctgtgctgctgtgcaaggTGTGCGGGGACACCAGCAGTGGGAAGCACTATGGCATCTATGCCTGCAATGGCTGCAGCGGCTTCTTCAAGCGCAGTGTCCGCAGGAAGCTCATCTACAG gtgccaggcagggacagggCTGTGCCCAGTGGACAAGGCACACCGCAACCAGTGCCAGGCATGCCGGCTCAAGAAGTGCCTGCAAGCCGGCATGAACAAGGATG CTGTGCAGAATGAACGCCAGCCCCGGAGTACAGCTCAGGTCCGCCTAGATAGCATCGAGCTGGATGCCGAGCTGGCCCCAGAGCAAGTGGCTGCCACGCGTGATGTCCCCCGGTTCCC GCCCGGCCCCCGTGGCCCCGGGGctactgctgccactgctgccgTTCCCCGCACACCCACACCGCCCACCAACCACCGCTTCATGGCCAGCCTGATGACAGCAGAGACTTGTGCCAAGCTGGAGCCTGAAGACG ttGATGAGACAGTAGATGTGACGGGTGGTGAGCCTGAGCGGGCGGGCGGTGAGTACCAGGTGGCCCCGTACCCAGCAGCTGGTCCTGAAAATGTCTACGAGACCTCGGCACGTCTCCTCTTCATGGCTGTCAAGTGGGCAAAGAACCTTCCTGTCTTCTCCAATCTGCCCTTCCGGGACCAG GTGATCCTGCTGGAGGAGGCGTGGAGCGAGCTGTTCCTGCTCTGTGCCATCCAGTGGTCCATGCCCCTGGAGAGCTGCCCGCTGCTGGCCGTCCCTGAGCCGTCCCCCGGcaagctgctgccagctgctgtggACGTGCGGGCGCTGCAGGAGACCCTGGGGCGCTTCAAAGCACTAGCGGTCGATCCCACCGAATTTGCCTGCATGAAGGCTGTGGTGCTCTTCAAGCCAG AGACCCGCGGCCTGAAGGACCCTGAGCAGGTGGAGAACCTGCAGGACCAGTCGCAGGTGATGCTGGGCCAGCACAACCGCTCCCACTACCCCGGGCAGCCCGTCAG GTttgggaagctgctgctgctcctgccgGCGCTGCGCTTCCTCTCCTCTGAGCGCGTCGAGCTGCTCTTCTTCCGCCGTACCATCGGCAACACCCCCATGGAGAAGCTGCTCTGCGACATGTTCAAGAACTGA